From Branchiostoma floridae strain S238N-H82 chromosome 5, Bfl_VNyyK, whole genome shotgun sequence:
TTTGATTTGATACGTAAAGATTCCTAACCAGGAAACAACCTTGTCGCTTCTTTATCCTACAGTCTGCCACAGCCAGCTCAGACGGAGTGGTCCTGACCTCTGTGCCCCCCAGTATTGAGCACGCCTATGTCACGGTTGTGGTCGAGCCCGTGACTCAGTACGCTCCCAGGAATCACTACCAGTACTCCCCGGACAGACTGCACATCGCCTGGGGAGGGTTTGTGGACCCGTCCGGTATCCAGTACTACGAGGTAAAGTTCTGCTTCAAACGTATAATAATAATTGTACAGTaattgcccaaccgagctaagcacatgtcacaacaagtcaaaacatatatacaaataaaagtatcacaaatcttgtctaacacagaagttcggcttcttctcgcttcttggtaatggtgaaaatgtaggactgtatggatTTAGCTATGGTtagtttgtcaaaacgcatgaggaatagaaacttgtcagtgctactcatgtatctaaaatgagggaatctactttctatataattAAATAGAATACCTCTATCATTGgcgagctatgtccagtatcagggtgaagtgcacgaagttagggtgtacgaagttgtacgaagttgtacgaagttacaaCCATTTCCTACTGGCTTTGAGGCTATATGGGGAGTCACGGATGACGTCAAtcatttattggatgacgtcatctaacttagTCGGTGtgcagggtagggtggcatgtgtacgaagttctccgaagttgtgcaaagttacgtgacgtcatctaactttgtacaatgggcagggtagggtggcatgtgtacgaagttgtccgaagttgtgcaaagttcatgacgtcatctaacttcgtacagtaggcagggtagggtggcatttgtacgaagttgtccgaagttgtgcaaagttacgtgacgtcatctaacttcgtacaatgggcagggtagggtggcatgtgtacgaagttgtccgaagttgtgcaaagttacgtgacgtcatctaactttgtacaatgggcagggtagggtggcatgtgtacgaagttgtccgaagttgtgcaaagttcatgacgtcatctaacttcgtacagtaggcagggtagggtggcatttgtacgaagttgtccgaagttgtgcaaagttacgtgacgtcatctaacttcgtacaatgggcagggtagggtggcatgtgtacgaagttgtccgaattGTGCAAAGTTACTTGACGTAATCCGCATCAAATCCGTTTCGgagcgttcatgatgacaaatctATCCGTATCAGCAAACAATACGGATGCATCCGCatgaatttttgcatcatgaacgagGCCTAAGAGTACGATTTCACACAGTTATTTCCACATTACATAGAGTTTTAAGAATTAAGCAAGTAGGTATCCTTCATATTTATTGGTTATGATAGACATCAATCTCAAAGTTTATGTGCTTCTCTTGCAACAGAACTCAAGTTTATTAGGAGAACTCTGTGTCAAATAAATATTAAAACGTTAACCACCATCCTGAGTAAGATAAAAGACAAGTAAAATttgtacaacttcgtacacctgTAGACACCTTCCATCTGCCTGTAAAACGTTTGGAGACGTCAGggtatgacgtcataacttcggacaacttcgtacaccaccgggctgactgtccaaagttaggatgacgtcagggttaaagatgacgtcataacttcagacaacttcgtacaccacccggctgactctCCAAAGTTATGATGACGTAATGGataggatgacgtcataacttccgACAACTTCggacaccacccggctgactgtccaaagttaggatgacgtaatgGTTAGGATGACATcataactttggacaacttccgacaactttggacaacttctcccatctaacttaacttagggcaacttcgtgcacttcaccctaaTACTGGATATGGGtgatgaggctgattaacgtggttgaggcgcctcctcgagcacgCGACCCCCATTTTTCGTCTTTTCCGAAAGACAAATTCGTGAATTCTTGGTCGGGTTACAGTATCcggtcttccttggtggtctcccatccaagtacgtCCGAGATCGAGAGGAGCGGGTGTATCAACGCGCCACATGGCATATACATTTAATATTTACAGGAGTTAAACCATGAGATAAAACTTATTAAAAGTATCATTTTCAATCAAGAACTGTTATATTAAGTGTCATAATTGCTCTGAATACCAACTGTGTACTGTGACGTCTCACCTACGCCCACGACATTTCTTTCATTGAAAAATCTCGGTAGAAACAGTCACCCTACATCATGATACTTTATTGTTATCTGcatgttttcaaacaaaaatatgaaatctttattgacacgacaaaagtacagcgactttcgtaggGTTTATAACCGTACAGTACACACTGCACGAAACGAAAGATTTCCACGAGTTCCCAACTTTGTGCACGATGGTGAAACTTGACGTGTCCTCACCGTGGGCACAGGTTTCCACGTACCGCCTGTTCCCGCGTGCCCCTACAATGAAAATCTGTGCGCACGATAGGGCACGCGAAGAGTCCACGCGTCCCACTGTTGCACACTTCCCGTGTTGAACAATTATCGTTAACAAAGGAGGGCTGAGAAGGGTCTGATAATTTACTTATGTGAATTGCCAAGTAAAAATACCCAGAACGCTTGCCACATTTCGGTCTGTACTTGTGGGAAAATCAATGATGAAACCGACGCCAACAGTGCGCGAAATAAGATTTGCAACACAATCGTGCCGCGAAACAAGCAAACTACTTTACCTCTATTTACAGATAACGTGTAAGATAAAAGTCACTAGTGAAAcaacatattcaatttcaaCGGATGTGCCCGATTTCTGTAACTAAACATatgaattgttttctatgcaACATTACATGAATTGATTGTCATCTAGGCTTTAACCTGGAGTGCGGCGCCTATCAATAGATAGATTCTATTAGAttgaaagtgttgtttttttgtcagtcGGCTTTGTTTATACAGTATATCAACGCCGCATTTCGACACTATGTTGGATCTGCATTGTACTGACTCCTTGTTAGTAAAAGTTTGAATCGACTTTTTTTCGACAAAGATATTTAGGTTATGGAGAACTTCAATATTTGTATAGTTCACTTTCACAGTGTAATTTTTGGTTTATATCGGTAATATGGAGATTGTATGCCTGGCTTGGTTTTTGGTTGAATATTGAGGGGCGGAAGTTTGACCCGCCATGTAGTTGAATACTAATCAactcagcaaatttctgtcacaaGTGGGTACTTCCGACCATTAAAGTCAAGTATTAAAGCAAGGTGAAAAGCAAGAAGGTTAACTACTGGACTTCCACAAGCACCCATCCCCTaatacacatttcattgttttgttttgaaacatgGCGCCCCGACGCGCGTGTCTCATAGCCTCCGTCGCAGGCTACGAGGAGGGTTggattttattttatgggggctggttcgcgattttcaatgttgactAATGCTAAGAAAGTACGTTTGCCATGGAAGGGAGTTAAGCGGGGGCCATATACACAGGGTGTAGTTGGTCGATAATCTtaaatgtatcttttttgtGTTGGTTGGTAAACGTAGGCTTTCAGCAGACACAAATGCGATTTGTATATTTAATAAAACAACGATATCGATACACAAGAAAAGCTCAAGCTTCGTGTAGTACTTGTAGAACGCAGGGCATTATGTACAAACTCCTTGATGTGACATACAGTATACACAGATAGTATATACAATGAGTtattgtgtctgtttgtattcAAATACCCACCGAAGTAGCCAATCGTATTTCACACATGAGGTTGGTGTTTGAAAATgaggaccaatcaacacacgTGTCCCAATTTTCAAACCTGTGACGGTTGTCATTTCAAATCTTCTCATTCAGAGTGCTTTTACGCTGCGCAGACCGGCCGATAGCTAGTATTTGATCGCACGACAAACAGCGCAGGTAAACTTATTGAGAGCTTGGGAATGATTCTACGTCAAGACCGGACATTATCTTGCCATCGAATTGAATTCCACTGCTAGTGCCATGGGACCAAATTCTACTTTCAGAGCAACGACTGGCTTCCTGACTATTATCCAGTCTACCGAGGCTCGGGCGGGCTCTCTGTGGGTGGGGTGTGGTGATCCCCGCCGCTCGGATCGCCAGACGCGCCCCTGCCTGATATCTCTACGTGGCACACAAGTTTCTGACCAGGCGGCTTGGGTGATTTGGAGTTCCTTCGGCTCCGCGGAGGCCCTACATGTTTCACGATGGATTGGATACCACATACAGTTACGTGACTTGCACGTCCACGCTTGGAATTCTGCAACGACGATGTGATAAATGCTCTTGACTAGCAACTGTTTGTCTAAAAGGACACTTGGACATCATAGTGTACAGAGCAGGAATGCTGAATTCAAGAGACCTACAGGAATTTACTGTCATCAAACTTGGAGCGACTGCACAGTGGAGCAAGGACAACGTTTACAACGTCCTTGAGTGGAGCGACTGCGGATAACAACCCCAAAACAACAGGACggtggctagttgggcagccctgactgtgtgttctgaacagccaaaccaataaataaataaatgacgGTGGACCGAGGAATCCTTGGAAGCCAAAGGAGCGACGACACTAAGTACATATGAAGGAACGCGTCAAGAGCGGtcgaatctaaaaaaaaataaaacgaaaAATAACGAAAGATAATTCACCATTCAGAACGAATAAAAGCAAACACACTATATACAGGGGAAGGGAAAAGCTGGGAGGGTAAATTTTTGGACTGGGAAAGCCCGTGGCAGTGAAAATAACGCCTCTTTTAATGACAAAAGGTGTAATTACGGCGCAGTCGAAGCCCggggagataattaggtgataattagccGCCAAATTATGCATCAGTCATTTGCGAACAAAAGCATACGTCATTAGTTTCCTCGCGTACGCACAAGTGTACTAAGGTGGCACAGCTAGTGCACACGGGTTTCCACAGGAAGGGCACGTAATGCACACGCGAGTGGTCCGTTTACTCGGATTTGCACAGGTGCCCCATATAGGGGCACGTCACGTTCGCACAGTGGACACTCGTTGAAACTCGTGGAAACTCTGAatttacttgcatgtgtacACGGGTTTGCACAGCGGAAATCTGCCTTTTCGTGCAGtgacaagtaaacaaacatatatggatatctacaggtatgaataagtcagcATATAGGAACATCTGCTTTGCGCGCTAAGGATGTTCTATTTTGTAAATAACAACGCTATTAGAGTACACCGCTATTTCATCATCTTCGGTACTGCTTATTTTTACTTGATGGTCACCACGTAtcaagacctgaaggccactcaaggttacgggttacacgattgtaaatgtaacagcatctcttcgccctaggttaGAAACATCATGAATGAGACCAGCCAGATTGCATtctaactgactcaataggcgaagcaggggttacgagggctgctcgggagattgcctaccccattttggccggaatggtttgatccgctcacaccgcaccatcgcacatgtggcgggttctttaacatgatttgggtgttgctctccctaaacacgagacctccatttaacgtcttatccgagggacggccttaGCTGAagcaaggtactcattttacctgagtgaagtgaggaaagtcgtgcaaagtgaCTTCCCCAAGGGCTTAcacggtaacacggcagccggattcggacccgagacctctcggtcctgagccgatcacgctgccgctgcgctacGCCGTCCCACGTAGTGTACTATTTATCATCATAATCCTCGTATCATCTGTTCAGTACATGGTCGAGGGTCCAGACTTCACCTCAGCATGGCAGGAGGTGTCCTGGACAGGAGAGCACACGGCGACCCTGACTGACCTGCAGCTCGTTCCCGGGGCCACCTACATCGTCAGTGTCCGGTCTGTGAACTTCCTGGGAATGCAGAGTGACTCTGTCTCCACGGAGATCAACATCGCACTTCAGGGGAGGCCTTCTGCCAACCGTAGGTTTAATTTTATCATCGCATAAAGATATAAGAAAGAGAACTTTACTTTCTGGtcataaaatgaaaatgtgtagAGGACGTCAAGAAAGCCGATACCAACATTTATTGTAGAACTTAGGAAATTCAATCATTATTTCAATGTT
This genomic window contains:
- the LOC118415608 gene encoding uncharacterized protein LOC118415608, yielding MRFTTSYIAEDGKSACIDSSGFIAHGAKVYVIVRCHNHAGQSATASSDGVVLTSVPPSIEHAYVTVVVEPVTQYAPRNHYQYSPDRLHIAWGGFVDPSGIQYYEYMVEGPDFTSAWQEVSWTGEHTATLTDLQLVPGATYIVSVRSVNFLGMQSDSVSTEINIALQGRPSANRRFNFIIA